The DNA region AGCTTTTCGGAGACCAGGATCGAGTCTTCGAAGTTGTAACCGTTCCACGGCATGAACGCGACGACCACGTTGCGCCCGAGCGCGAGCTCTCCGCATTCGGTCGACGGTCCGTCGGCGATCACGTCGCCGATGGTGACACGGTCGCCCTCGAGCACGATCGGCTTCTGGTTGATGCAGGTGTTCTGGTTCGAGCGCTGGTACTTGGTCAGGTTGTAGATGTCGACGCCCGGGTCCTGCGCGCCTTCGGCCTTGTCGGCCTTGACGACGATGCGCTCGGAGTCGACGCTCTCCACGTAACCCGGACGGCGGGCAACGCACGTCACGCCCGAATCGCGCGCGACAATCGCTTCCATGCCGGTGCCGACCAGCGGCGCGTCCGTGCGAAGGAGCGGCACGGCCTGGCGCTGCATGTTCGATCCCATCAGTGCGCGGTTGGCGTCGTCGTGCTCGAGGAACGGGATGAGCGCGGCCGCCACGCTGACGAGCTGCGTCGGCGAGACGTCCATCATCGTCACGTGCTCGGGCCCGACCATCGTCGAATCCATCGTCTGCTCGCCCTGCGGCGAGATGCCCTTGCGGCGTGCGGCCACGAGGTCGCTCGTAAAGCGCGCCTGGTCGCTGATCGGCGCGTTGGCCTGCGCGATGACCTGCTCTTCCTCGGCAAGCGCCGTCAGGTAGTCGACGTTGTCGCTGACCTGGCCATCCTTCACGCGGCGATACGGCGTCTCGACGAAGCCGTAGTCGTTGATGCGCGCGAACGTCGACAGCGAGCTGATCAGGCCGATGTTCGGGCCTTCCGGCGTCTCGATCGGACAGACGCGGCCGTAGTGCGTCGGATGCACGTCGCGCACGTCGAAGCCGGCACGCTCGCGCGTGAGACCGCCAGGTCCGAGAGCCGAGAGACGACGCTTGTGCGTGACCTCGGACAGCGGATTGGTCTGGTCCATGAACTGGCTGAGCTGGCTCGAGCCGAAGAACTCCTTGATGACCGCGCTGACCGGCTTGTAGTTGATCAGCTCCTGCGGCATCAGCGTCTCGAGATCCTGCAGGCTCATGCGCTCGCGGATCGCGCGCTCCATGCGCAAGAGGCCGATGCGGTACTGGTTCTCGACCAGCTCTCCGACGGTCCTTACGCGGCGGTTGCCGAGATGGTCGATGTCGTCGATCGAGCCGTTGCCGTTCTTCAGCAGGATCAAATAGTTCACGACGAGGAGGATGTCCTCGCGGCGAAGCGTGCCCTGCTCGAGCGGCACGTCGATGGCCAGCTTGTGGTTGAGCTTGAGGCGTCCGACCGCCGACAGGTCGTACTTGTCGGCATTGAAGAACAGGTCGTTGAAGAACGCCGTCGCGGTGTCGAGCGTGGGCGGATCGCCCGGACGCAGGCGCCGGTAGATGTCGATGATCGCATCTTCCGTACGCTCGATCTTGTCGAGCAGGAGCGTGTTGCGCAGCGACGGTCCGCGGTTGAGCTCGTCGATGTAGACGAGGCGGAAGTCATCGATGCCGCGCTCGCGCATCAGGTCGAAGGTCTCGGCCTTGATCGTGCCGTTGACCTCGACGAGGACTTCGCCGGTGTTCGGATCGACGATGTCGTGCGCCGGAATGCCGCCGATGATCTCGTCGAACGAGATCGGGATCTCCTCGAGACCGGCCTCTTCCATGTCGCGCAGCGCCTTGCGCGTGAACTTGCGTCCCTCGCGCACCAGCACTTCATCGCTCGCCGGGTGGCGGATGTCGCGCGCGGCCTTCTGGCCATCGAGAGTCTCGCGCTGGAACTTCTTCCACGCCTTGCGGCCTTCGATCCGGATGTGGTCGACCGGATAGAAGAAGTTGAGGAGCTCCTCGGTGTTCATCCCGAGCGCGCGCAGCAGCACCGTTGCCGGGAACTTGCGGCGGCGATCGATGCGCACGTACAGGATGTCCTTGGCGTCGAACTCGAAGTCGAGCCACGAGCCGCGGTACGGAATGACGCGGGCATTGAACAACAGGCGGCCGCCGGCGCTGGTCCGACCCTTGTCATGATCGAAGAACACGCCCGGCGAGCGGTGGAGCTGCGAGACGATCACGCGCTCCGTGCCGTTCACCATGAACGTGCCGTTCTCGGTCATGAGCGGGATCTCGCCGAAGTAGACCTCCTGCTCCTTGATGTCCTTGAGGGTCTTCGCGCTCGTCTCGGGATCGACGTCCCACGTGACGAGCTGGACGGTGACCTTCAGCGGAGCCGAGTACGTCATGCCGCGCTGGTGGCACTCGGCAACGTCGTACTTGGGGGCTCCGATAATGTAACTGACAAAATCGAGCTGGGCCGTGCCGGTGAAGTCCTTGATCGGAAACACCGACTTGAACACGCCCTGGAGGCCGACATTGGTACGCCCTTCCGGGGTATCGTCGGCCTGCAGGAACGCGAGATACGATCGCCGCTGGATGTCGATCAGATTGGGGACATCCAGAACCTTGCGAAGCTTCCCGAAATTCCGACGCAGCCTGAAATTTTGTGTTACTCGCGCCATTGCGACCTCATTTCCGCGTGCTCGGGCTTTGCGCCCTTACCCGGGTCTTCGGCTCGATGCCGCAGACTCGGGTCGGACTCACGACCTCGTTCTCAAGTACAGGGGCTCGCGCCCTCGCGCTCGAGAATCGGGCCAACGCCCTCGACCACAGAGCTCGGGATTTCTCCCTCGCTCAGCCAACTGGGAACCACTGACCTTGCCAAAAACAGCAACCGCGCGGTAGATGCCGCCGTTACTTGATCTCGACGGTGGCGCCTTCGGCTTCGAGCTTGGCCTTCATCGCTTCCGAATCGGCCTTGTTCACGCCTTCCTTGACGGCCTTGGGCGCACCCTCGACCAGGTCCTTCGCTTCCTTCAGGCCGAGGCCCGTCAGCTCGCGCACGACCTTGATGACCTGAATCTTCTTCTCGCCGGCCGCCTTCAGGATGACGTCGAACTCGTCTTTCGCTTCAGCTGCTGCTGGCGCGGCTGCGCCGCCGCCCGCTGCTGCCACCGCAACCGGTGCTGCTGCGCTGACGCCCCACTTGTCTTCGAGCTCCTTGACCAGCTCGGCGATCTCGAGGACCGTCGCGGCCGAAAGCTTCTCGATGATAGTCGTTCTTTCTTCCACACTGAGACCCATTTCTTTTCTCCTCGCCGGTCGTCCTATCCGCACGCCGGCGCGTATTGTTCCCGTTCTTCCCGGTCCGCCCCCCTTTCGAAGGACTTCTGTTTCGGAACTTCGCGGCTACCGGGTCATCTGCCGCATTCCGTGATCGGCATTTCGTGCCGATCTCTTCATGTCGCCGCGAACGCCGCGGCGGTTTCCTTATGCTCCAGCGCTCTCCGCAGGAGCCGAGCTTTCGAGGTCGCGGCGGCGCGCATCGAGCACCTGCGCGAGCTGCTGGGCCGGAGCCGACAGCACCCGCACGAGCATCGTCGCCGGCGTCATCATGAGCGCGAGCAGCTTGGCCCGGAGCTCGTCCTTGCTCGGCATCGTCGCGAGCTTGGCGAGCTGCTTCCTGTCGAGCAGGACTCCGTCCATGACGGCGCCCTTGACCTCGAACTTTTCATTCTTCGCGGCGTAGCCGTCGATGACCTTCGCAAACGTGACGGGGTCGCCGTAGCCGAACGCGAGAACGTTCGGGCCGGAAAGCAGCGGCTCGATCACCTTGTTCGGGGTGTCCATGACCGCGCGCCACGTCAGCGTGTTCTTCGCGACCAGCAGCTCGCCTTCGACCGAGCGCAGCTGGATGCGAAGCTCGGTCATCTGCGCAACGGTGAGGCCGCGGTACTGCGACAGTGCAATGAGCGGTGCCTGGCCGAATTTTTCGGCGAGCCCGCCAATGACGACGTTTTTCTCTGTCTGATTCATCGTGGTCGTCCTCTACCCGTCAGCTCGCGACCTTGAGGTCGCCGGTGTCGATCGGGACTCCGGGACCCATCGTCGAGGAGACATAGGCCGTGCGGATGTACTGGCCTTTGGCCGTCGACGGCTTGGCGCGCACCACGCTCGCGATAACGGTGCGGGCGTTGTCGAGAAGCTTCTCTGCTCCGAACGAAACCTTGCCGACGCCGACCTGGATGATCCCGGCTTTCTCGACGCGGAACTCGACCTGTCCGGCCTTGAGCTCGCGCACGATGCGCGCGACGTCCATCGTCACGGTGCCGATCTTCGGGTTCGGCATGAGGCCGCGTGGTCCGAGGATCTTTCCGATGCGTCCGACCGAGCCCATCATGTCGGGCGTTGCGACGGCGCGATCGAAATCGGTCCAGTTCTCGTCCTTGACCTTGGCGACGAGCTCGTCGCCGCCGACGAAGTCCGCGCCCGCTTCTTCGGCTTCCTTCGCCTTCTCGCCTTTCGCGAAGACCGCGACGCGCACGGTCTTGCCGGTTCCGTGAGGAAGCGAGACGGTGCCGCGCACGTTCTGGTCGGCGTGGCGCGGATCGACGCCGAGGCGAAGCGCGAGCTCGACGGTCTCGTCGAACTTGGCGCCGGAGCCGCGGGCGACGATCGCCATCGCTTCGTCGAGCGTGAGGAACTTCGAACGGTCTACCGCCGAGGCGGCCTTGTCGTAACGTTTACCCTTTCCCATGCATCTTGCTCCGTCGGGCTCGCGCCCTCCTCAGCCCTCGACCGTGATGCCCATGCTGCGGGCCGTTCCTTCGACGATGCGGATGGCGGCCGCGACGTCGTTCGCATTGAGATCGGGAAGCTTCTGCTCCGCGATCTGCCGCACCTGCGC from Candidatus Limnocylindrales bacterium includes:
- the rpoB gene encoding DNA-directed RNA polymerase subunit beta, translated to MARVTQNFRLRRNFGKLRKVLDVPNLIDIQRRSYLAFLQADDTPEGRTNVGLQGVFKSVFPIKDFTGTAQLDFVSYIIGAPKYDVAECHQRGMTYSAPLKVTVQLVTWDVDPETSAKTLKDIKEQEVYFGEIPLMTENGTFMVNGTERVIVSQLHRSPGVFFDHDKGRTSAGGRLLFNARVIPYRGSWLDFEFDAKDILYVRIDRRRKFPATVLLRALGMNTEELLNFFYPVDHIRIEGRKAWKKFQRETLDGQKAARDIRHPASDEVLVREGRKFTRKALRDMEEAGLEEIPISFDEIIGGIPAHDIVDPNTGEVLVEVNGTIKAETFDLMRERGIDDFRLVYIDELNRGPSLRNTLLLDKIERTEDAIIDIYRRLRPGDPPTLDTATAFFNDLFFNADKYDLSAVGRLKLNHKLAIDVPLEQGTLRREDILLVVNYLILLKNGNGSIDDIDHLGNRRVRTVGELVENQYRIGLLRMERAIRERMSLQDLETLMPQELINYKPVSAVIKEFFGSSQLSQFMDQTNPLSEVTHKRRLSALGPGGLTRERAGFDVRDVHPTHYGRVCPIETPEGPNIGLISSLSTFARINDYGFVETPYRRVKDGQVSDNVDYLTALAEEEQVIAQANAPISDQARFTSDLVAARRKGISPQGEQTMDSTMVGPEHVTMMDVSPTQLVSVAAALIPFLEHDDANRALMGSNMQRQAVPLLRTDAPLVGTGMEAIVARDSGVTCVARRPGYVESVDSERIVVKADKAEGAQDPGVDIYNLTKYQRSNQNTCINQKPIVLEGDRVTIGDVIADGPSTECGELALGRNVVVAFMPWNGYNFEDSILVSEKLAKEDYFTSVHIEEFECVARDTKLGPEEITRDIPNVGEEALRDLDEAGIIRIGAEVGPGDILVGKITPKGETQLSPEEKLLRAIFGEKAGEVRDTSLRMPPGTEGTVIDARVFSRKGVSKDERATRIEEEQRRKLDKDRADELRIIRTSAVGQILGLLGDRQTQTRITDDNRHVLLAKDAVVNREVLDELPAQYWGEINVGDARVEEELARIVDAMKSKSYAINSQFDAKIERLSAGDELAPGVIKMVKVFVAIKRRLQVGDKMAGRHGNKGVVSKIVPEEDMPFLEDGTPVEICLNPLGVPSRMNVGQILETHLGWAAKILGRNMWELAEKGDYEGIRALVRKSYKGDGIDSFADGLDTRDLHVLADKARRGIHVATPVFDGASEDEIFDLVALGGLSITGQEQLRDGKSGERFDMPVTVGVMYMLKLHHLVDDKIHARSTGPYSLVTQQPLGGKAQFGGQRLGEMEVWALEAYGAAYTLQEMLTVKSDDVAGRTRMYESIVKSENTLEPGLPESFNVMVKELQSLCLDVTLVEKEEEAA
- the rplL gene encoding 50S ribosomal protein L7/L12 — encoded protein: MGLSVEERTTIIEKLSAATVLEIAELVKELEDKWGVSAAAPVAVAAAGGGAAAPAAAEAKDEFDVILKAAGEKKIQVIKVVRELTGLGLKEAKDLVEGAPKAVKEGVNKADSEAMKAKLEAEGATVEIK
- the rplJ gene encoding 50S ribosomal protein L10, translated to MNQTEKNVVIGGLAEKFGQAPLIALSQYRGLTVAQMTELRIQLRSVEGELLVAKNTLTWRAVMDTPNKVIEPLLSGPNVLAFGYGDPVTFAKVIDGYAAKNEKFEVKGAVMDGVLLDRKQLAKLATMPSKDELRAKLLALMMTPATMLVRVLSAPAQQLAQVLDARRRDLESSAPAESAGA
- the rplA gene encoding 50S ribosomal protein L1 codes for the protein MGKGKRYDKAASAVDRSKFLTLDEAMAIVARGSGAKFDETVELALRLGVDPRHADQNVRGTVSLPHGTGKTVRVAVFAKGEKAKEAEEAGADFVGGDELVAKVKDENWTDFDRAVATPDMMGSVGRIGKILGPRGLMPNPKIGTVTMDVARIVRELKAGQVEFRVEKAGIIQVGVGKVSFGAEKLLDNARTVIASVVRAKPSTAKGQYIRTAYVSSTMGPGVPIDTGDLKVAS